From the genome of Glycine max cultivar Williams 82 chromosome 2, Glycine_max_v4.0, whole genome shotgun sequence, one region includes:
- the WRKY28 gene encoding WRKY transcription factor 28 — translation MEDKDRAASDPAEFAGDTSWTLATDDSDGAYLFPGDRERSILREFGWNLEPDQPNRIGTDDGSWRPVQSSLTGSIEPAAAMSSRSNNQSVSSSSSEDPPEKSTVSDEKPPEIPSKGKKKGQKRIRQPRFAFMTKTEVDHLEDGYRWRKYGQKAVKNSPFPRSYYRCTNSKCTVKKRVERSSEDPTIVITTYEGQHCHHTVGFPRGGIISHEAAFAGQLAPTMSQFYYPIQLPSRENDDNNNNTLSTISQPCQAQDETGEGSSVMMPADGSSPSQPPTDEGLLGDIVPPGMRIR, via the exons ATGGAAGACAAAGACAGAGCAGCCTCCGATCCAGCTGAGTTCGCCGGCGACACGAGTTGGACACTCGCCACCGATGACTCCGACGGTGCGTACCTGTTCCCCGGCGACCGGGAGCGGAGCATACTCAGGGAATTCGGGTGGAACCTCGAACCGGACCAGCCAAACCGGATCGGCACCGACGACGGATCGTGGAGGCCGGTTCAGTCCTCTCTGACCGGTTCGATCGAACCGGCCGCCGCCATGTCGTCTAGGTCGAATAACCAATCGGTGTCGTCCAGCTCCAGCGAGGACCCGCCGGAGAAATCCACCGTCTCCGACGAGAAACCGCCTGAGATACC GAGTAAAGGTAAAAAGAAGGGGCAAAAGCGAATACGGCAGCCACGGTTTGCATTTATGACCAAGACTGAAGTTGATCATCTTGAGGATGGCTACAGATGGCGGAAGTATGGTCAGAAGGCAGTTAAAAATAGTCCTTTCCCTAG GAGCTACTACCGGTGCACAAACAGCAAATGCACGGTGAAGAAGAGGGTTGAACGGTCTTCCGAGGACCCAACAATTGTGATTACCACATATGAAGGGCAACACTGTCATCACACAGTTGGATTTCCTCGAGGGGGAATCATTAGTCATGAAGCTGCATTTGCGGGCCAGTTGGCTCCAACAATGTCACAGTTTTATTATCCGATTCAATTACCCAGCAGAGagaatgatgataataataataatactttgAGCACTATTTCTCAGCCATGCCAAGCACAGGATGAAACTGGAGAAGGATCAAGTGTTATGATGCCAGCTGATGGATCGTCACCGTCACAGCCTCCCACGGATGAAGGGTTGCTTGGAGATATTGTTCCCCCGGGAATGCGCATCAGATGA